In Neosynechococcus sphagnicola sy1, the following proteins share a genomic window:
- the nrdR gene encoding transcriptional regulator NrdR yields MRCPFCQFTDSRVLESRSSEAAQSVRRRRECLQCNRRFTTYERIEFVPITVIKRDGLRESFDRSKLLHGIIRACEKTGIPTTRLESLVDEIEADLQQRSVREVSSHEIGELVLENLRNLSEVAYIRFASVYRQFQGIRDFVDTLNHLQGEILVELPATTPKAAGCL; encoded by the coding sequence ATGCGGTGTCCCTTCTGTCAGTTCACCGATAGTCGAGTGCTTGAGTCACGTTCCTCTGAAGCTGCCCAAAGTGTGCGTCGTCGTCGCGAGTGCTTGCAGTGTAACCGTCGCTTTACAACCTACGAACGCATTGAGTTTGTACCTATTACTGTGATCAAGCGAGATGGACTGCGTGAGTCCTTTGACCGCTCTAAGCTCCTCCATGGAATTATCCGTGCCTGTGAGAAAACTGGAATTCCCACCACTCGGCTTGAATCTCTCGTGGATGAAATTGAAGCAGATTTACAACAGCGTTCGGTACGGGAAGTTTCCAGCCACGAGATTGGTGAACTTGTTCTGGAAAACCTCCGCAATTTGAGTGAAGTTGCTTATATTCGTTTTGCCTCGGTTTATCGACAATTTCAAGGGATTCGAGACTTTGTAGACACTTTAAATCACCTCCAAGGAGAGATTTTGGTAGAACTCCCCGCGACCACTCCTAAAGCAGCCGGGTGCCTGTAG
- a CDS encoding photosystem II reaction center protein T, which yields MESVAYILILALGIGVLFFAIAFREPPRIGK from the coding sequence ATGGAAAGCGTTGCTTACATTCTGATTTTGGCTTTGGGTATCGGGGTCCTGTTTTTTGCGATCGCCTTTCGGGAACCTCCCCGAATTGGTAAGTAA
- a CDS encoding ribbon-helix-helix domain-containing protein, with product MTHDAPPVCVKLPPALDVIVRALPNRSEWLRQAIQEKAQREGLL from the coding sequence GTGACTCACGACGCGCCCCCGGTTTGCGTTAAATTACCCCCCGCACTAGATGTCATTGTCCGAGCATTGCCTAACCGTTCAGAGTGGTTGCGTCAGGCTATTCAGGAGAAGGCTCAACGGGAGGGGCTACTTTGA